A single Scleropages formosus chromosome 4, fSclFor1.1, whole genome shotgun sequence DNA region contains:
- the eral1 gene encoding GTPase Era, mitochondrial isoform X3: MSEITQRLEFRSGLFPLGPWSVIMVWARMALRLYASVLRNPARLSGGVCVPCAHETVFFSGKHKSSLVNDPDQPENSKILKVAIIGAPNAGKSTLSNQLVGKKVFAVSKKVHTTRSQAQGIFTEDDTQIVVLDTPGLINASKVKRHQLERSLLVDPWISVREADLVLVVVDVSDRWTRNKLGFEVLSCLAQNQHIPAALVLNKVDLLKNKSMLLDITVELTEGIVNGKKLEVRSAVQRFCEWESGDVEVGVTSPCPRVPGVKSGTAFASPAALPNEGLCKEDLRKLRDKQGWPCFQDVFMLSAIDSEEVETLKRYLVVGAKPGPWKYHSGVLTDQSPEEICTSAVRERLLEYLPQEVPYNVSQTVEMWHENDNGALDIMVKLYVTKENHLKMLIGQGGHMIGRIAREAGQDLMNVFRCEVKLKLSVKMKK; this comes from the exons ATGTCTGAAATAACTCAGCGCTTGGAGTTCCGCAGTGGACTTTTTCCACTGGGGCCTTGGTCTGTCATCATGGTGTGGGCGCGGATGGCTTTGCGTTTGTACGCCTCGGTTTTACGAAACCCTGCGCGCCTCTCCGGCGGCGTCTGCGTTCCGTGCGCTCACGAGACAG TTTTCTTTTCAGGTAAGCATAAATCCTCATTAGTCAATGACCCTGATCAGCCTGAAAACTCAAAGATACTGAAGGTGGCCATCATTGGTGCACCAAATGCAGGAAAGTCAACTTTGTCCAACCAGCTTGTTGGGAAAAAG GTTTTTGCTGTATCAAAGAAAGTGCATACAACTCGATCCCAGGCACAGGGCATTTTCACAGAAGACGACACTCAGATT GTTGTACTGGACACCCCTGGGCTCATTAATGCTTCCAAAGTAAAAAG GCACCAGCTGGAGAGATCTCTCCTTGTGGACCCTTGGATTTCAGTTCGAGAGGCTGACCTAG TGTTGGTAGTAGTTGATGTGTCAGACAGGTGGACACGCAACAAACTTGGCTTTGAAGTGCTTAGTTGTTTGGCTCAGAACCAACATATACCTGCAGCCCTTGTTCTCAATAAG gTAGATTTGTTGAAGAATAAGAGCATGTTACTGGACATCACAGTAGAGCTCACTGAAGGAATAGTTAATGGCAAAAAACTGGAAGTCAGATCCGCAGTTCAACGTTTTTGTGAGTGGGAAAGTGGAGATGTAGAGGTTGGAGTGACCAGCCCATGTCCAAGGGTGCCTGGGGTGAAGAGTGGTACTGCCTTTGCCAGCCCTGCTGCTCTTCCCAATGAAGGGCTGTGCAAGGAGGATCTCAGGAAGCTGAGAGACAAGCAGGGCTGGCCTTGTTTCCAGGATGTGTTTATGCTCTCTGCAATTGACTCGGAGGAGGTGGAGACCCTCAAG AGATACTTGGTGGTTGGTGCCAAGCCTGGCCCATGGAAGTATCACAGTGGGGTTCTCACTGACCAGAGCCCAGAGGAGATCTGCACCAGTGCAGTGAGAGAGAGGCTTCTTGAGTACCTGCCTCAGGAGGTCCCTTATAATGTGTCCCAG aCTGTTGAGATGTGGCATGAAAATGACAATGGGGCATTGGACATAATGGTCAAGCTTTATGTCACGAAGGAGAACCACTTG AAAATGCTGATAGGACAAGGAGGTCACATGATCGGCAGGATTGCCCGAGAGGCTGGGCAGGATCTGATGAATGTTTTCCGGTGCGAAGTCAAGCTGAAGTTATCTGTGAAGATGAAGAAGTAA
- the eral1 gene encoding GTPase Era, mitochondrial isoform X2 — MSEITQRLEFRSGLFPLGPWSVIMVWARMALRLYASVLRNPARLSGGVCVPCAHETGGAAVRPSVRFLPARFASEALLGRVLKNTETGRHGPQNRCSAAGLSDSVFFSGKHKSSLVNDPDQPENSKILKVAIIGAPNAGKSTLSNQLVGKKVFAVSKKVHTTRSQAQGIFTEDDTQIVVLDTPGLINASKVKRHQLERSLLVDPWISVREADLVLVVVDVSDRWTRNKLGFEVLSCLAQNQHIPAALVLNKVDLLKNKSMLLDITVELTEGIVNGKKLEVRSAVQRFCEWESGDVEVGVTSPCPRVPGVKSGTAFASPAALPNEGLCKEDLRKLRDKQGWPCFQDVFMLSAIDSEEVETLKRYLVVGAKPGPWKYHSGVLTDQSPEEICTSAVRERLLEYLPQEVPYNVSQKMLIGQGGHMIGRIAREAGQDLMNVFRCEVKLKLSVKMKK, encoded by the exons ATGTCTGAAATAACTCAGCGCTTGGAGTTCCGCAGTGGACTTTTTCCACTGGGGCCTTGGTCTGTCATCATGGTGTGGGCGCGGATGGCTTTGCGTTTGTACGCCTCGGTTTTACGAAACCCTGCGCGCCTCTCCGGCGGCGTCTGCGTTCCGTGCGCTCACGAGACAG GTGGAGCTGCTGTCCGGCCCTCGGTGCGCTTCCTTCCTGCTCGCTTTGCTTCCGAGGCGCTTCTGGGACGGGTGCTGAAGAACACGGAAACAGGGAGACACGGGCCTCAAAATCGGTGTTCGGCTGCAGGCCTGTCTGATAGTG TTTTCTTTTCAGGTAAGCATAAATCCTCATTAGTCAATGACCCTGATCAGCCTGAAAACTCAAAGATACTGAAGGTGGCCATCATTGGTGCACCAAATGCAGGAAAGTCAACTTTGTCCAACCAGCTTGTTGGGAAAAAG GTTTTTGCTGTATCAAAGAAAGTGCATACAACTCGATCCCAGGCACAGGGCATTTTCACAGAAGACGACACTCAGATT GTTGTACTGGACACCCCTGGGCTCATTAATGCTTCCAAAGTAAAAAG GCACCAGCTGGAGAGATCTCTCCTTGTGGACCCTTGGATTTCAGTTCGAGAGGCTGACCTAG TGTTGGTAGTAGTTGATGTGTCAGACAGGTGGACACGCAACAAACTTGGCTTTGAAGTGCTTAGTTGTTTGGCTCAGAACCAACATATACCTGCAGCCCTTGTTCTCAATAAG gTAGATTTGTTGAAGAATAAGAGCATGTTACTGGACATCACAGTAGAGCTCACTGAAGGAATAGTTAATGGCAAAAAACTGGAAGTCAGATCCGCAGTTCAACGTTTTTGTGAGTGGGAAAGTGGAGATGTAGAGGTTGGAGTGACCAGCCCATGTCCAAGGGTGCCTGGGGTGAAGAGTGGTACTGCCTTTGCCAGCCCTGCTGCTCTTCCCAATGAAGGGCTGTGCAAGGAGGATCTCAGGAAGCTGAGAGACAAGCAGGGCTGGCCTTGTTTCCAGGATGTGTTTATGCTCTCTGCAATTGACTCGGAGGAGGTGGAGACCCTCAAG AGATACTTGGTGGTTGGTGCCAAGCCTGGCCCATGGAAGTATCACAGTGGGGTTCTCACTGACCAGAGCCCAGAGGAGATCTGCACCAGTGCAGTGAGAGAGAGGCTTCTTGAGTACCTGCCTCAGGAGGTCCCTTATAATGTGTCCCAG AAAATGCTGATAGGACAAGGAGGTCACATGATCGGCAGGATTGCCCGAGAGGCTGGGCAGGATCTGATGAATGTTTTCCGGTGCGAAGTCAAGCTGAAGTTATCTGTGAAGATGAAGAAGTAA
- the eral1 gene encoding GTPase Era, mitochondrial isoform X1 yields MSEITQRLEFRSGLFPLGPWSVIMVWARMALRLYASVLRNPARLSGGVCVPCAHETGGAAVRPSVRFLPARFASEALLGRVLKNTETGRHGPQNRCSAAGLSDSVFFSGKHKSSLVNDPDQPENSKILKVAIIGAPNAGKSTLSNQLVGKKVFAVSKKVHTTRSQAQGIFTEDDTQIVVLDTPGLINASKVKRHQLERSLLVDPWISVREADLVLVVVDVSDRWTRNKLGFEVLSCLAQNQHIPAALVLNKVDLLKNKSMLLDITVELTEGIVNGKKLEVRSAVQRFCEWESGDVEVGVTSPCPRVPGVKSGTAFASPAALPNEGLCKEDLRKLRDKQGWPCFQDVFMLSAIDSEEVETLKRYLVVGAKPGPWKYHSGVLTDQSPEEICTSAVRERLLEYLPQEVPYNVSQTVEMWHENDNGALDIMVKLYVTKENHLKMLIGQGGHMIGRIAREAGQDLMNVFRCEVKLKLSVKMKK; encoded by the exons ATGTCTGAAATAACTCAGCGCTTGGAGTTCCGCAGTGGACTTTTTCCACTGGGGCCTTGGTCTGTCATCATGGTGTGGGCGCGGATGGCTTTGCGTTTGTACGCCTCGGTTTTACGAAACCCTGCGCGCCTCTCCGGCGGCGTCTGCGTTCCGTGCGCTCACGAGACAG GTGGAGCTGCTGTCCGGCCCTCGGTGCGCTTCCTTCCTGCTCGCTTTGCTTCCGAGGCGCTTCTGGGACGGGTGCTGAAGAACACGGAAACAGGGAGACACGGGCCTCAAAATCGGTGTTCGGCTGCAGGCCTGTCTGATAGTG TTTTCTTTTCAGGTAAGCATAAATCCTCATTAGTCAATGACCCTGATCAGCCTGAAAACTCAAAGATACTGAAGGTGGCCATCATTGGTGCACCAAATGCAGGAAAGTCAACTTTGTCCAACCAGCTTGTTGGGAAAAAG GTTTTTGCTGTATCAAAGAAAGTGCATACAACTCGATCCCAGGCACAGGGCATTTTCACAGAAGACGACACTCAGATT GTTGTACTGGACACCCCTGGGCTCATTAATGCTTCCAAAGTAAAAAG GCACCAGCTGGAGAGATCTCTCCTTGTGGACCCTTGGATTTCAGTTCGAGAGGCTGACCTAG TGTTGGTAGTAGTTGATGTGTCAGACAGGTGGACACGCAACAAACTTGGCTTTGAAGTGCTTAGTTGTTTGGCTCAGAACCAACATATACCTGCAGCCCTTGTTCTCAATAAG gTAGATTTGTTGAAGAATAAGAGCATGTTACTGGACATCACAGTAGAGCTCACTGAAGGAATAGTTAATGGCAAAAAACTGGAAGTCAGATCCGCAGTTCAACGTTTTTGTGAGTGGGAAAGTGGAGATGTAGAGGTTGGAGTGACCAGCCCATGTCCAAGGGTGCCTGGGGTGAAGAGTGGTACTGCCTTTGCCAGCCCTGCTGCTCTTCCCAATGAAGGGCTGTGCAAGGAGGATCTCAGGAAGCTGAGAGACAAGCAGGGCTGGCCTTGTTTCCAGGATGTGTTTATGCTCTCTGCAATTGACTCGGAGGAGGTGGAGACCCTCAAG AGATACTTGGTGGTTGGTGCCAAGCCTGGCCCATGGAAGTATCACAGTGGGGTTCTCACTGACCAGAGCCCAGAGGAGATCTGCACCAGTGCAGTGAGAGAGAGGCTTCTTGAGTACCTGCCTCAGGAGGTCCCTTATAATGTGTCCCAG aCTGTTGAGATGTGGCATGAAAATGACAATGGGGCATTGGACATAATGGTCAAGCTTTATGTCACGAAGGAGAACCACTTG AAAATGCTGATAGGACAAGGAGGTCACATGATCGGCAGGATTGCCCGAGAGGCTGGGCAGGATCTGATGAATGTTTTCCGGTGCGAAGTCAAGCTGAAGTTATCTGTGAAGATGAAGAAGTAA